A genomic region of Camelus ferus isolate YT-003-E chromosome 11, BCGSAC_Cfer_1.0, whole genome shotgun sequence contains the following coding sequences:
- the LOC116667109 gene encoding cytochrome P450 2C28-like has product MPFSAGIVSSSGKKWKEIWLFSLRTPRNFRMGKRSIEDCVQEEACCLVEELRKTNGGMTILKSLTSVLHKDKEFPYQEVFDPAHFLDVSSSFKKGDCLVAFSAGVLSLTSHLISPHSINIQ; this is encoded by the exons GAATTGTGTCCAGCAGTGGAAAGAAGTGGAAGGAGATCTGGCTCTTCTCCCTCAGGACCCCACGGAATTtcaggatggggaagaggagCATTGAGGACTGTGTTCAAGAGGAAGCCTGCTGCCTTGTGGAGGAGTTGAGGAAAACCAACGGTG GCATGACAATATTAAAATCGCTGACTTCTGTGCTACATAAAGACAAAGAATTCCCCTACCAAGAGGTGTTTGACCCTGCCCACTTCTTGGATGTTAGTAGCAGCTTTAAGAAGGGTGACTGCCTCGTGGCTTTCTCAGCAG GAGTGCTTTCGCTGACCTCCCATCTCATATCTCCTCATTCCATCAATATCCAGTGA